Proteins encoded in a region of the Vicia villosa cultivar HV-30 ecotype Madison, WI linkage group LG5, Vvil1.0, whole genome shotgun sequence genome:
- the LOC131603091 gene encoding protein LIGHT-DEPENDENT SHORT HYPOCOTYLS 4-like has protein sequence MSAAVAAAASAAISGYQNSSSSSSNHSEELITSQRMQVSVAPPLSRYESQKRRDWNTFGQYLKNHRPPLTLSRCSGAHVLEFLRYLDQFGKTKVHSENCAYYGISHPPGPCPCPLKQAWGSLDALIGRLRAAFEENGGSSEMNPFGARAVRLYLREVRDAQAKARGIAYEKKKRKKVNVQNQQNGSMMVDQDHGIVHSGYGHGGGYVDQYSVLNGIASRNAAAVSYFSN, from the coding sequence ATGTCAGCTGCCGTGGCTGCCGCCGCCTCCGCCGCTATCTCCGGCTATCAAAACTCCTCCTCAAGCAGCAGCAACCATAGTGAAGAGTTAATAACTTCACAAAGAATGCAAGTTTCTGTTGCTCCACCACTAAGCAGATACGAGTCACAAAAGAGACGTGACTGGAATACTTTCGGTCAATACCTAAAAAACCATCGTCCACCACTAACACTCTCTCGTTGCAGCGGTGCACACGTTCTTGAGTTTCTTCGTTACTTGGATCAGTTTGGAAAAACCAAAGTTCACTCTGAAAACTGTGCTTATTATGGAATCTCACATCCACCAGGTCCATGTCCTTGTCCTTTGAAGCAAGCTTGGGGGAGTCTTGATGCTCTTATTGGTAGGTTACGTGCTGCTTTTGAAGAGAACGGTGGTTCGTCGGAGATGAACCCTTTTGGAGCACGTGCTGTGAGATTGTATCTTAGGGAAGTTAGAGATGCTCAAGCTAAGGCTAGAGGAATTGCTTAtgagaagaagaaaaggaagaaggtgaatgttcaaaatcaacaaaatggGTCAATGATGGTGGATCAGGATCATGGTATAGTGCATTCAGGGTATGGTCATGGTGGTGGCTATGTTGATCAGTACTCAGTTTTAAATGGGATAGCTTCTAGGAATGCTGCTGCAGTTTCTTACTTCTCAAATTAG